The sequence tatggaatgagctgtcagaggaagtggtggaggctgataaaattacaacatttaaaaggcatcttgatgggtatatgaataggaagggtttagagggatatgggccaagtgctggcaaatgggactagattaggttaggatatctggtcagcatggatgagttggactgaaggatctgtttctgtgctgtgcatctgaCTCAGACTTGGACCctgacctcctggctcagaggtgagGGCACTGCTGCATCATAAGAGCTgaccttttgtttttgtttgcatcCCAGATCCTTTTTAATTGCAAAAGGCCAACGTGGTCTTTACCTTCATACTTGCTTGTGGCAGATGCACGCATAAATTATTACAACGCTTTAGATTAGAAATCAAGTAATTTAATCCACTTGGAATTTTGTAATGGTAGACACTGATTTGTGAGATTGTTCTGGATTTGTTGTATAGTTATGAATGAGAAATGaagtgtgtatctatgtgtgatCAATGTATTTGATCTGTTAAAACTTGAATTGCTTGTCTGTACAACATTCCAACAAAGACTACTCCACAATTTGACAGTAAATGCCAGAAGTCGATCTTTTCAGTATCTGTCAAAAATATTACCTCCCCAGGATGTTCActatttgggggaaaaaaaatgaacaaaccAGCCCCCTAGGCCTGTAACCAATTTAAGTATTTAATTAGTGATTTAAGTTTCTGCTAGTGTTGCATGTTTtcctttttgacttttttttagtttAAGAACCTTCTCAACGCTGCGAGATCAGTCATTTCATGGATGGGTGTGGCTGTGAAGTATTGGTGTTTTAAGTGGAATTTGTATAACCTGGTGTATTTGCACAGTCATGCATTTTTGGTTAAAAATCAAACTGGCAGATGCTCCCCTGCAAGGAATACTTCTcctgacacagacagacaggaggAGCCAGTCTCCTTGCTGCCATGTCTGTAATTGTCTCTCTCTGAAGCTAATCATCTTGACATCTTTTGGTCTGAATTGCTATTTTAATTTTGAACCTATTTAACAACATTGGACAACTGCCCAAATCTACCTCCTGAGTGCATcttcaatgttttaatttttttaattttgaaaatggTTGAAACTCTTCTGGATAAGTAACTAATTATGGACTAAATATTTTTGCTGTCTGTCTGTAATAATTTCATGGCATTTTGTCTAATGTTACCTAGATTGTGATCACTAAATGGTTTGTGACCAACAATTTAGTTTTCTCACCTAGTGCGCGCTCTTTTGCAGACTCCTGGAAGAATGTACTCCAACCCTGAAGGTTATCCTGCAAGAATAAAAGCAATGTGAGGTATGTACAGAACTGCGTTTTGAAGAAGTGTGTTTTTGTAGGAGGTCTAAACAACATAGCCCCACTTGGGAATAAATGGAAAATCTTTTTTGGTTCTTGTTATTTGCTACCATGAAGTTTTGGATTGTTGCTTTAATATTCCCTTTTGAGTGAGTTGGTTTTGTCATTAAATGCTATTTTAGGCTTCGAATTGCTACCTGAGAACTTAATGTACCAAAGTAAATGAGCAGATCTggccacatctgtggagagaagtttatttttcacatttttgACCACCGACCTGTTCTCATTTTAAAATGTACAGCCCATTTGTATCCCTGAAAGCAAAAGTAATGTAATTTAAAATTTTCCCAAATCTGACCAAGACTTTAATCAGCAATTGGGTGGAAGCAGAACAGAAACCTGGCATAAATATGATACTACTATCACTTGTTATGTCATTGAACCAAGCCCATGTTATACCAGTTCAGCAGTAGTCCCACTAGAAAATATCTTCCCACTTTCAGCTTTGGAGGTGGTAAGGGGAGCTATTTTCTATTGTGTGTTCAGAGATGTCCTTACAGACCTGGAGCAGATAGGACTTTAACTTGGAAAtgtgtccataagaccataagacataggagtggaagtaaggccattcagcccatcgagtccactccaccattcaatcatggctgatgggcatttcaactccacttacaagcgttctccccgtagccctaaattcctcgagacaacaagaatctatcaatctctgccttgaagacatttagcgtcccggcctccactgcactccgtggcaatgaattccacaggcccaccactctctggctgaagaaatgtctccgcatttctgttctgaattgaccccctccaattctaaggctgtgtccacgggtcctagtctcctcgcctaatggaaacaatttcctagcgtccaccctttccaagccatgtattatcttgtacgtttctattaagtttccccttaatcttctaaactccaatgaatacaatcccaggatcctcagccgttcctcatatgttagacctaccattccaggggtcatccgtgtgaatctccgctggacacgttccagtgccagtatgtccttcctgaggtcaCATGAAGCTGAAGTCTAACTGCAGAGGGGGAGTTGAGGAAGAGATTGCATCACCTTATTCCTTAATTCAACGATGAATTGTTGACTGTGGCAATAACCTTAGCAGGACTGGAATCTTATAATGGTGTTAAATTAAtgttgttgaattctttgagtgTTGTTAATATTGGGTGCTAccaacctttttttttctctttttagtCCTACCTGAGTGGGAGTGACTCATTCTTGACACTTCCTTTTTCATAaaattagacttagacttagtgtggaaacaggcccttcggcccaacaagtccacaccgacccgctgaagcgcaacccacccatacccctacatttaccccttacctaacactacgggcaatttagcttggccaattcacctgacccgcacatctttggactgtgggaggaaaccggagcacccggaggaaacccacgcagacacggggagaacgtgcaaactccacacagacagtcgcctgagtcgggaattgaactcgggtctacaggcgctgtgaggcagcagtgctaaccactgtgccaccgtgccgcccccaatgTGTCGCTTTATAGTCATTCCCACTTAGTAAATGCTGTCCTGTGCACTATTTTGTGACCTCTGCTCTTGATGAAAATGTCAGCTAGTTCCCATCACCTTGAAGCCCATCTCCTGCTGCTGCAGCTAGTAACAATTGAATTTGACTTCATACGCTACTGCAGTTTAGCATAAACTTTCATCTATTGCCACTCCTCTTACAGTGGGACACCTAACAACAGCAGCTggaaacagtgagggagggaaatcGAGCAAGGCAGCTTGACTGGTCAAATGGACCCTCCTTGAAGGGTGTCTTTGGCCAAAGGGGAGAAGGATCCATCAAGCAAATTTAATCCCTCCACTAAACATAAACCACAAGCATAATTCAACATAACTACTTTTGGATTTAATCCTTTTCTTCCCGTGCCCCCCTCCCCCTTTGTGTTTGCCATGACCTGATGCCAGGGGAATAAAGCATCTATCCCTCCATGATTTTGGGGTTATCTATATGCTCCAAGCTGATGTTTCCGAATTTGTAGGAACAAGCATGATCATAGTTTTCTTTATCTTTAGCTATCCCTCCACCCAACTGAGGGCTCTGTAATAATAAGTCCAAACCATAATTATTAATATTTTAGCCACTCAAATATAGGTACAAGGTTTAATTTCGCTTAATTCAATGACACCACCCAGACTTTTTTTAATAGTATCTTGAGGCAAGAGTAGAACTGTGTACCACCTCACCCCTTAATGTGTTCCACCTTCCTCTTTCCTTCTCAAAAAACAACAGCAGTAACTCTATTTCTGCATCTGAAGGTAATTGGGAACAAAAGACTGTAATGGTGCTATTAGGCATGTTCTGAGCAGCCTGGGGCAACAGTTCTTTTCTGTTGCCATAGAATCGAAGTTGTTTGGCTTTTTTTGTCGAAAGTGGTCAGTGTAccttgggggggggaggggtggggtgtctCTTGAAGGAACTGCCtacaaagtggtggaggcagatgagCAAGAATGCCATTGTGTTCAGTTGTTGGATTTCAAAGTAAAATTCATTGACCACCTTTTCAACTTATTAATATAACAACACCTCTAATGTAATAAAACATTGCAATGTACTGGGTAGAAGCATTATGACAGAGTCTTGGATagattcactgctttttgtcaggAGGCATCAAATCAACAGGCAAAAAtagtctctacagtgtggaagcaggcattcggcccattgagaccatactgaccctcccaaagagcatcctactccGACCCGCTactctaccctatctctgtaaccctgtattttccatggtccattcacctaacctgcacatccttggagcacttggaggaaactcccacagacacgaggagaacctgcagactccacacagttgcctgaggttagaATCGAACCCACCTCCCTGGtacttgtgaggcagcagagctagcTACTGCTTTTCCAAAATAGTTGGTTCGAAATTCTTGAATCCATTTTATGCAAATCAAAATGAATTCTTGGTGACTTTGAGAAACTGTTTTCAGTAGGGAGTGGTAACCTGTCTATTCCTTTTGATTGGAATGTGGAGCACTGCGTGAGCATTTTTTTTAGCCTACTGAGAAAATGGGACTAGTCATTTTGGTCTTCTGCTTTTTACTTAGTGTGTGGGAGTAGTGTAATTTATATATCGTATGTCACTGAAGACCTAAAAGTAATTTtgtatttttgtctttttttttaaactgaattggGTGTATGCTGTGGGACGTTGATCTTTCTATTTTGGGCACCCATTACTGGTATCCAACACCCTCCTTGATCAGCTCTATCTGCTCTACCTCCGTCTCCTTCATCTGGATCGGGCTGAACAGTAGATCATTTTAAGGCACTATCTGTGTGACCATGACAAGAGACCAAGACTGGCTGGCTGGTTATTTAGCACTGGTCTATGGAGTTTCCCCTGCATACAGAACTGTTTTTTCCATTctatgtagattttttttttaaacaattactGTTTAGATATTTAGTTTAGAATCATGTTTATAAATAAATTTTAGATTCTTGGAGTCTGGAAGGCTGTTCCTACTGAAGGTTGGGTGACCTGCAGCTTGAAAAAGCCTTCAAAGTCCAGCAGCATCAGTATCTCCTTGGTATCAGTGTCCACCTCAGTCACCATCTCCTGGTCCAGAGTAGAGACCTCAGGGGCACAGTTATCCCATCTCTCCTGCTCTTCTACCTGCAGTTTGATAAAGATGCCTCTGGTAGGTTCATGCTGGATACACTTCATTTAAGTGTGTCATATACCCTGCACATCTGGAgcagttgggatttgaacctagatcTCAACAAATTCTTCTGATTCCATTCTCCCTTTTGCACTTGGCTTATTTCCTCAACAACCCATGTGGTACAAAGTTCTATATTCTAACCTGATGGCCCATTCCCATTACTATGTTACCCATTCAGCCTGACCTTGCCATTGAATAAGATCACCAGTGATTCTGTACTCCAGTTCCACTCACCCTTTCTCTCCACTTTGTTTCCCTCCATACCCTTGGCTAGCAAAAGTGACAGCTGGAGGGGGATTTGCCATAAATTCCTTATTGGATTTATGACTGACACTCCCCtgtttagacttttttttaaatttgggtGTTTCTCTTTTATTCTACCACAGTACCTGGGCATCACAggcaaggctagcatttgttgcccatctctaatcaCTTTTTGAATGGACTTACTTTGCGAAAGGTCggtttcagagggtagttaaagaTCCAACATAtgcatggaggccagaccaagtaaggatggcagatttctcatCCTAAAGAGTGGTAATGATCCAGTTGGatttttaaaaggaatctgaTAGCCGCTGCCATTGAGACTATGAAATTAGCTTTTGGTTCCAGGTTTATTACCTGCACTCAAATTTCAGAAACtactgtggtggaatttgaactgggatttttttttccctcaaaaaAACTCCAGATGAATGTTTTGAGCTATTAGACCATTGACATTACCAGTAGGAACAAAATGTGTGTTGGTTCACTCTAAAGCCCCTTCTTAAAGACCTATTTGGTGACCTGTCAAGCTGAAAGAAAAGAGCCTCCATTTGATTTATTATAATCCCCCAGTTCTGTATTTTGTTTCCTATTGTTGTTAATTTTTGAAGACTAATTCTGTGAAGCTGAATACAATTGGTTTATTTGACCTGTTTCTTTTGAATAATTGTTCTTGTGTTTCAGAAAATACAGCTAAACCTTCTGTCGTCACCTGGTGGCATTTCCCAATCTGAACACATTGGGACAAGCAAATTTGGAAGACCGCattgaggaggggtggggggggagattgGGTTGTTTACGTATTATCCTGGACGTTCAAGTATGGGCCAGCGAGTTACTGTTGGACTTAAGACTGTGGATGTGAGAGACCCCTCTTACAGGTCTCTACGTCATGCGCAGCAAGGGCTTGACTATTGCAAACCTGCTCGTCTGGACATGCTCCTGGACATGCCATCTGCTTCCTGTGAGGTCCAGCTATTGCACTCTTGGAACAACGACGATCGATCACTAAATGTGTTTGTGAAAGAAGATGACAAATTAATATTTCATCGCCATCCAGTAGCTCAGAGTACTGATGCCATTAGGGGCAAAGTGGGATATACCAGAGGACTACATGTCTGGGAAATTACTTGGGCAATGAGACAACGGGGAACACATGCAGTGGTTGGTGTCGCAACAATAGATGCTCCTTTGCACTCTGTAGGTTACACAGCACTTGTTGGTAGTAACTGTGAATCCTGGGGCTGGGACCTCGGGCGAAACAAACTTTATTTTGACGGCAAGAATCAACCAAGCCAGACTTATCCAGCTTTCTTGGAGCCCCATGAAACCTTTATAGTACCAGATGTATTCCTGGTGGTTTTGGACATGGACGAAGGAACGCTAAGCTATATTGTGGATGGACATTATCTGGGCATTGCATGTAGAGGACTTAAAGGGAAAAAACTTTATCCAGTTGTAAGTGCTGTTTGGGGTCACTGTGAGATCCGAATGCGCTACATTAATGGACTGGACCGTAAGTAACCAagtttctctttttttaatcTAAAGTTTACTTAACACTGAATATTCCCCCTCTGTTCTTTTGGTGATGAGAGCTTTTGACCATTAGCAAGTTGACATTTATTATTGGGCTTGCTGCCACATGGCATGTGCAGTCAAAATGCTGATCAGATTCTTCCTGCACCTGCAAACTTAACACTGCCAATGATTGAAATTTTGGTGAAAGGCCTTAGTGGGTAGGCACCCTGCCTCTGAACCTGAAGGTCTGCCATAAAGTGCCACTCCAGGGCTGTTTGGTTGTGAAGGTGCATTTTTAACATGGCCAAATTGGTAGGTTTCtatcttttcttttaaaaaaaatgtttccagTGCACCCTAGAGTCCAAGAGTCCCCGGGTCAGCCACTCCTTTCACCCCCTTGAGCTAGAGTCTCTTGGGACAGGcaggtttttaaaatttgttcatgggatgggggtgttgctggccaggccagcattaattgttcGGAGGGCTGTGAAGAGTTCACTGTAGGCCTAGAGTCACGTgttagaccaagtaaggatggctggggtttttttttctgaccatTTGCCAATGGCTCCATGGTCAATGTTAGAcacaattccaaatttttattgaattccagtaCTTccaactgccatggtgggatttggaccTAAGTCTCTctaacattacctggatctcggGATTAATAGTTTGGTGACTTAATACAGTGAGGCCATCCTGGCC is a genomic window of Hemiscyllium ocellatum isolate sHemOce1 chromosome 37, sHemOce1.pat.X.cur, whole genome shotgun sequence containing:
- the spsb1 gene encoding SPRY domain-containing SOCS box protein 1; the encoded protein is MGQRVTVGLKTVDVRDPSYRSLRHAQQGLDYCKPARLDMLLDMPSASCEVQLLHSWNNDDRSLNVFVKEDDKLIFHRHPVAQSTDAIRGKVGYTRGLHVWEITWAMRQRGTHAVVGVATIDAPLHSVGYTALVGSNCESWGWDLGRNKLYFDGKNQPSQTYPAFLEPHETFIVPDVFLVVLDMDEGTLSYIVDGHYLGIACRGLKGKKLYPVVSAVWGHCEIRMRYINGLDPEPLPLMDLCRRSVRVALGKDRLHEIHSLPLPASLKNYLLYQ